In a single window of the Desulfovibrio sp. ZJ209 genome:
- a CDS encoding exonuclease domain-containing protein — translation MPHAEDPAWGVSHADGPCVAIDFETSGRPAHYACAVGLVRIEAGTVTARFESLLRPPSPRVWFTHIHGLRWSDLKDQPTFAEVWPGASRILRGARCLLAHSAQFDRRVLYACCRVAGLEPPAQPFLCTLRGARRAPLDLPSRSLNHVCAHFGIPLNHHNAASDAEGCALIYVRLRELGVSDAVMRI, via the coding sequence ATGCCGCACGCTGAAGACCCCGCGTGGGGCGTGTCCCACGCTGACGGGCCCTGCGTCGCCATCGACTTCGAGACCTCCGGCCGCCCGGCGCATTATGCCTGCGCCGTGGGCCTCGTGCGCATCGAGGCAGGCACGGTGACGGCGCGCTTTGAAAGCCTGCTTCGGCCGCCTTCCCCGCGCGTGTGGTTCACCCATATCCACGGCTTGCGCTGGAGCGACCTCAAAGACCAGCCCACCTTTGCCGAGGTCTGGCCCGGGGCCTCGCGGATATTGCGCGGCGCCCGCTGCCTGCTCGCCCACAGCGCGCAGTTCGACAGGCGCGTGCTCTATGCCTGCTGCCGCGTGGCCGGCCTCGAGCCGCCGGCCCAGCCCTTTCTCTGCACACTGCGGGGCGCGCGCCGGGCGCCGCTCGACCTGCCCTCGCGCAGCCTCAACCATGTGTGCGCGCATTTCGGCATCCCGCTCAACCACCATAATGCCGCTTCCGATGCCGAAGGCTGCGCCCTTATCTACGTGCGCCTGCGCGAACTCGGGGTGAGCGACGCGGTGATGCGCATCTGA
- a CDS encoding thermonuclease family protein: MRLSFLAALLVTFLGAHAALAWEAFTPRKTTAYVVEVEEGNLIAVASRWGKKSADYTISLYGIGMPAEDQPFGKEARETLLRLLPRGERVIVSIVGEGAGVVHALVQAQGRSINNLLVDEGLAWVDRATCKAMLCRRWHIEEHSAIKDRRGIWSLNMTSPPWQWGGKTGTPAQAAPRGMQP, encoded by the coding sequence ATGCGCCTTAGTTTTCTCGCGGCCTTGTTGGTCACGTTTTTGGGTGCGCATGCGGCCCTCGCTTGGGAGGCCTTTACCCCGCGCAAGACCACTGCCTATGTGGTCGAGGTGGAGGAGGGCAACCTCATCGCCGTTGCCAGCCGCTGGGGCAAGAAGAGCGCGGATTATACCATCAGCCTCTACGGCATCGGCATGCCGGCCGAAGACCAGCCCTTCGGCAAGGAAGCGCGGGAAACGCTGCTCAGGCTCTTGCCGCGTGGGGAGCGTGTCATCGTCAGCATCGTCGGCGAAGGGGCCGGCGTTGTCCATGCGCTCGTGCAGGCGCAGGGACGGTCGATCAACAATCTTCTGGTGGACGAGGGCCTCGCCTGGGTGGACCGTGCCACCTGCAAGGCCATGCTCTGCCGCCGCTGGCACATCGAGGAGCACAGCGCCATCAAGGACAGGCGCGGCATCTGGAGCCTCAACATGACAAGCCCGCCCTGGCAGTGGGGCGGCAAGACGGGCACGCCGGCACAGGCCGCGCCCCGGGGGATGCAGCCATGA
- the feoB gene encoding ferrous iron transport protein B produces MNEGTEKQTDHGAGAPLRIALAGNPNCGKTTVFNAYTGARQHVGNYPGVTVDRKEGTLDVDGRHITLVDLPGTYSLTAFSQEELVARGELSAGHVQAVIDVADASALERNLLLTVQLLEMGMPLVLACNMMDEAREAGIHIDMERLGKLLHAPVLPMIAREGEGLRETMQEAIRLADGGPREPLRLSYGPDIDTALLEMERIIESSGLLNGVYAPRWVALKLLENDEVILREARAADAAATERLETICRKTAAHIHDTFNASTESIITDHRYGFIHSILRDGVLDRDPGRDRLALSDKIDRVLTNAFFGPLIMLGVLYLMYQITFEVGAYPQEWVEDGFDLLGDFLTGILPEGLVQSLLVDGIIAGVGGVLSFVPLIMIMFALISFLEDSGYMARMAYMMDRVFRFFGLHGASVMPYVISGGIAGGCAIPGAMATRTLRSPKEKLATLLTLPYMTCGAKLPVFLLLAGAFFPENAATVMFCIMLAGWFFALLVARFLRSSLVKGEATPFVMELPPYRMPTLLSVLLHCWERAWMYIKKAGTVLLAISVVIWAAMTFPMLPDEAAGPHEARIASLEERLKALPKDAEEREAVAEELSAANNTFEEEKLAYSVAGRIGKWVEPFTRPAGFDWRTDIALIAGVAAKEAVVSTMGTAWALGEQDPDEPESLAERLASDPGWSKATALALMLFVLLYSPCFVALVVIRQEAGSWGWMVFSIVFNTALAYAVAVIVYQSGRALWG; encoded by the coding sequence ATGAACGAAGGAACGGAAAAACAGACGGATCACGGCGCCGGCGCGCCCTTGCGCATCGCGCTGGCGGGCAACCCCAACTGCGGCAAGACGACGGTGTTCAACGCCTACACCGGCGCGCGGCAGCATGTGGGCAATTATCCCGGCGTGACCGTGGACCGGAAAGAGGGCACTCTTGATGTCGACGGGCGCCATATCACCCTGGTGGACCTGCCCGGGACTTACAGCCTCACTGCCTTTTCGCAGGAAGAGCTGGTGGCGCGCGGCGAGCTTTCCGCCGGGCATGTGCAGGCGGTCATCGACGTGGCCGACGCCTCGGCCCTTGAGCGCAACCTGTTGCTCACCGTGCAGCTGCTCGAAATGGGCATGCCCCTTGTCCTTGCCTGCAACATGATGGACGAGGCCCGCGAGGCGGGCATCCACATCGACATGGAGCGCCTTGGCAAGCTTTTGCACGCGCCCGTCTTACCCATGATCGCCCGCGAGGGCGAGGGCCTTCGCGAGACCATGCAGGAGGCCATCAGGCTGGCCGACGGCGGCCCGCGCGAGCCCCTGCGCCTCTCCTACGGGCCCGACATCGACACGGCCCTTCTCGAGATGGAGCGCATCATCGAGTCCTCGGGGCTCCTCAATGGTGTGTACGCGCCGCGCTGGGTGGCGCTCAAGCTGCTGGAAAACGACGAGGTCATCCTGCGCGAGGCCCGCGCCGCCGACGCCGCCGCCACCGAACGCCTGGAGACCATCTGCCGCAAGACGGCGGCCCATATCCATGACACCTTCAACGCCAGCACCGAGTCCATCATCACGGACCACCGCTACGGCTTCATCCACAGCATCCTGCGCGACGGCGTGCTGGACAGGGATCCGGGCCGGGACCGGCTCGCGCTGTCCGACAAGATCGATCGCGTCCTCACCAACGCTTTTTTCGGGCCGCTCATCATGCTGGGCGTGCTCTACCTCATGTACCAGATCACCTTCGAGGTGGGCGCCTATCCGCAGGAATGGGTGGAGGACGGCTTCGACCTCCTGGGCGACTTCCTTACCGGTATCCTGCCCGAGGGCCTTGTGCAGTCGCTCCTCGTGGATGGCATCATCGCCGGCGTGGGCGGCGTGCTGAGCTTCGTGCCGCTCATCATGATCATGTTCGCGCTCATCTCCTTCCTGGAAGACAGCGGCTACATGGCGCGCATGGCCTACATGATGGACCGCGTGTTCCGCTTCTTCGGGCTGCACGGCGCCTCGGTGATGCCCTATGTCATCTCCGGCGGCATCGCGGGCGGCTGCGCCATCCCCGGCGCCATGGCCACGCGCACCCTGCGCAGCCCCAAGGAAAAGCTGGCGACCCTGCTCACGCTCCCATACATGACCTGCGGCGCCAAGCTGCCCGTGTTTTTGCTGCTGGCCGGGGCCTTCTTCCCGGAAAATGCGGCCACGGTCATGTTCTGCATCATGCTGGCCGGCTGGTTTTTCGCCCTTCTGGTGGCGCGCTTCCTGCGTTCTTCCCTCGTCAAGGGCGAGGCCACGCCCTTTGTCATGGAACTTCCCCCCTACCGCATGCCCACGCTTTTGAGCGTGCTTTTGCACTGCTGGGAGCGGGCCTGGATGTATATCAAGAAGGCCGGCACCGTGCTCCTGGCCATTTCGGTGGTCATCTGGGCGGCCATGACCTTCCCCATGCTGCCGGATGAGGCCGCGGGCCCGCATGAGGCGCGCATAGCCTCCCTTGAGGAACGCCTGAAGGCCCTGCCCAAGGATGCGGAGGAGCGGGAAGCGGTTGCAGAGGAGCTTTCGGCGGCGAACAACACCTTCGAGGAGGAAAAGCTGGCCTATTCCGTGGCCGGCCGCATCGGCAAGTGGGTGGAGCCGTTCACCCGCCCGGCCGGCTTTGACTGGCGCACGGACATCGCCCTCATCGCCGGCGTGGCCGCCAAGGAGGCCGTGGTCTCCACCATGGGCACGGCCTGGGCCCTGGGCGAGCAGGACCCGGACGAGCCGGAGTCCCTTGCCGAGCGCCTGGCGAGCGACCCGGGCTGGTCCAAGGCCACGGCGCTCGCGCTCATGCTCTTCGTGCTCCTGTATTCGCCGTGCTTCGTGGCGCTGGTGGTCATCCGCCAGGAGGCCGGGAGCTGGGGCTGGATGGTGTTCAGCATCGTGTTCAATACCGCGCTCGCCTATGCGGTGGCGGTCATCGTGTACCAGTCGGGCCGCGCCCTCTGGGGCTGA
- a CDS encoding DUF2325 domain-containing protein, with amino-acid sequence MSVTLIGGMDRLKPEYISTAEALGHDLKCISRNERNFVAKIGNPDALIVFTNKISHEAKRKAQQAARSRNIPIRFVHSCGVSTLRECLLG; translated from the coding sequence ATGAGTGTGACTCTTATCGGCGGCATGGACCGCCTGAAGCCCGAGTACATTTCCACGGCAGAGGCGCTTGGCCACGACCTCAAGTGCATCAGCCGGAATGAGCGCAACTTCGTCGCCAAGATCGGCAACCCGGATGCGCTCATCGTCTTTACCAACAAGATCTCGCATGAGGCCAAGCGCAAGGCGCAGCAGGCCGCGCGCTCGCGCAATATCCCCATCCGTTTCGTCCATTCCTGCGGCGTTTCCACCCTGCGGGAATGCCTGCTCGGGTGA
- a CDS encoding HlyD family efflux transporter periplasmic adaptor subunit, whose translation MTEALTLELPTAGSPGRWPRRRLLALLIALLVLAGAALAWWLYSGRVTSVAARLDGMVHVVAPRFSGHVASLDVKEGDTVAQGQPVGSMEAGTYDRHLAQAAAEAASLRPAQGPDMVESAARLRQAQEAERDFVVRMAQARNEEDRLRLLREERVTEHVRAQLALRGLDSQGGESTAGKEKYAAAREAEAMARSRKEAAAADFERASLMRAALEQELERIRQEIMAARNHASQQRQNAARRALPEQLSADGTLYAPVGGTVLRRLAEPGQLLQAGEPALFIAPAGAAARDAFWVDAWFPAGDGASIRAGQRCSVRIGSASVSGTVREVLPPQPLPEGLGTAPQEDGGAASMRRPVAYIPVRIGLGGELPRGISPGAPAECTVMTHGLSF comes from the coding sequence ATGACCGAAGCCCTGACCCTTGAACTTCCCACCGCGGGCAGCCCCGGCCGCTGGCCCAGGCGGCGCCTGCTGGCGCTGCTCATCGCCCTGCTCGTGCTGGCGGGCGCGGCCCTCGCGTGGTGGCTGTATTCCGGCCGCGTGACCAGCGTGGCCGCCCGTCTTGACGGCATGGTGCATGTGGTGGCGCCCCGCTTTTCCGGCCATGTGGCGAGCCTCGACGTGAAGGAAGGGGACACTGTGGCGCAAGGGCAGCCCGTGGGCAGCATGGAGGCGGGGACCTATGACCGCCATCTCGCGCAGGCCGCCGCGGAGGCCGCCAGCTTGCGGCCTGCGCAGGGGCCGGACATGGTGGAGAGCGCGGCGCGCCTGCGCCAGGCGCAGGAGGCGGAACGTGATTTCGTCGTGCGCATGGCCCAGGCGCGCAACGAGGAGGACCGCCTGCGCCTCTTGCGCGAGGAACGCGTGACCGAGCATGTGCGCGCACAACTGGCCCTGCGCGGGCTGGACAGCCAGGGGGGCGAAAGCACGGCGGGCAAGGAGAAATATGCCGCGGCGCGCGAGGCTGAGGCCATGGCCCGCAGCCGCAAGGAAGCCGCAGCGGCGGACTTTGAGCGCGCGAGCCTCATGCGCGCGGCGCTTGAGCAGGAGCTGGAGCGCATCCGCCAGGAGATCATGGCGGCGCGCAACCACGCCTCGCAGCAGCGCCAGAATGCCGCCCGGAGGGCGCTCCCCGAGCAGCTTTCCGCCGACGGCACCCTCTATGCGCCGGTGGGCGGCACGGTGCTCCGCCGGCTGGCCGAGCCCGGGCAATTGCTCCAGGCCGGGGAGCCGGCGCTCTTTATCGCGCCCGCGGGCGCGGCCGCGAGGGATGCCTTCTGGGTGGACGCGTGGTTCCCGGCCGGAGATGGCGCCAGCATCCGGGCAGGCCAGCGTTGCAGTGTCAGAATTGGGTCGGCCAGTGTGTCCGGCACCGTGCGGGAGGTGCTGCCCCCGCAGCCCCTCCCCGAAGGGCTTGGCACCGCGCCGCAGGAGGACGGCGGCGCGGCCTCCATGCGCCGCCCCGTGGCCTATATCCCGGTGCGCATCGGCCTTGGTGGCGAGCTTCCGCGGGGCATCAGTCCCGGTGCTCCCGCGGAATGCACGGTCATGACCCACGGCCTGTCTTTTTAA
- a CDS encoding competence/damage-inducible protein A, whose translation MKAEIISVGTELLLGHTVNSDAAHVARELAAFGIDLEHVQTVGDNAGRLEAALREALSRSSLVVCTGGLGPTDDDLTKETVARVAGRPLVEDAASLARLREYFGTRPMGENQLKQALLPAGAEAFPNSVGTAPGCAVPVGADKFVLLLPGPPSELLPMLERSVRPFLEERTGEVIVSAMIRTFGIGEGAAAERIRDLMQGRNPTAATYATDGEMFVRVTAKAANVAEARALAAPLVSAVCERLGDVVYGVDVSSLEAVVVAGLTDAGLHLVTAESCTGGLLAKRITDQPGASAVFETGLVTYANSAKTRLLGVPEEVLAAHGAVSPETASWMADGARVRQGGDLGIGITGIAGPDGGTPEKPVGLVYIALSTPDGIWLRVMRPLGRYLGRNWTRQRAASHALDLVRRRLAGLPMEAEWRENIGARATDGA comes from the coding sequence GTGAAAGCGGAAATCATCTCGGTGGGAACGGAACTTTTGCTCGGGCATACCGTCAATTCGGACGCGGCCCATGTGGCGCGGGAGCTCGCGGCCTTCGGCATCGACCTCGAGCATGTGCAGACCGTGGGGGACAATGCCGGGCGCCTTGAAGCCGCCTTGCGCGAAGCCCTCTCGCGCAGCTCGCTTGTGGTCTGCACCGGCGGCCTCGGGCCCACGGATGACGATCTCACCAAGGAGACCGTCGCCCGCGTGGCCGGGCGCCCGTTGGTGGAAGATGCCGCAAGCCTCGCCCGCCTCCGCGAATATTTCGGCACGCGCCCCATGGGCGAAAACCAGCTCAAGCAGGCGCTGCTGCCCGCCGGGGCCGAGGCCTTCCCCAACAGCGTGGGGACGGCGCCGGGCTGCGCCGTACCCGTGGGCGCTGACAAGTTTGTCCTGCTTTTGCCCGGGCCGCCGTCCGAGCTTTTGCCCATGCTGGAGAGGAGCGTCCGCCCCTTTCTCGAGGAGCGCACGGGCGAGGTCATCGTCTCGGCCATGATCCGTACTTTCGGCATCGGCGAGGGCGCCGCGGCCGAGCGCATCCGTGACCTCATGCAGGGCCGCAACCCCACCGCGGCCACCTATGCCACTGACGGCGAGATGTTCGTGCGGGTCACGGCCAAGGCCGCCAACGTGGCGGAGGCGCGGGCCCTGGCGGCGCCGCTTGTGAGCGCGGTGTGCGAGCGCCTCGGCGATGTGGTCTACGGCGTGGATGTGTCGAGCCTGGAGGCTGTGGTGGTGGCAGGGCTCACCGATGCGGGGCTGCACCTGGTGACGGCCGAGTCCTGCACCGGGGGCCTGCTCGCCAAGCGCATCACCGACCAGCCGGGGGCTTCCGCCGTGTTCGAGACCGGCCTTGTCACCTATGCCAACAGCGCCAAGACGCGCCTGCTCGGCGTGCCCGAAGAGGTGCTGGCCGCCCATGGCGCCGTGAGCCCGGAGACGGCCTCATGGATGGCCGACGGCGCGCGCGTGCGCCAGGGGGGCGACCTCGGCATCGGCATCACCGGCATCGCCGGGCCGGACGGCGGCACGCCGGAAAAGCCCGTGGGCCTCGTCTATATCGCCCTCAGCACGCCGGACGGCATCTGGCTGCGCGTCATGCGCCCGCTGGGGCGCTACCTCGGCCGCAACTGGACGCGCCAGCGCGCGGCGAGCCACGCCCTTGACCTCGTGCGCCGCCGGCTGGCCGGCCTCCCCATGGAAGCGGAATGGCGGGAGAATATCGGCGCGCGGGCAACCGACGGCGCATGA
- a CDS encoding HU family DNA-binding protein produces MTKAELVEKIAARGNLTKAGAERALNAFLTAVEEALCKDSKVTLTGFGTFAVENRKERQGRNPRTGETLTIPACKMVRFRAGKTLKDALN; encoded by the coding sequence ATGACCAAGGCCGAACTTGTCGAAAAAATCGCTGCCAGGGGCAATCTCACCAAGGCTGGTGCCGAAAGGGCCCTCAACGCCTTTCTCACCGCCGTGGAAGAGGCCCTGTGCAAGGATTCCAAGGTGACGCTCACCGGCTTCGGCACCTTTGCCGTTGAGAACCGCAAGGAGCGCCAGGGTCGCAATCCGCGCACCGGCGAGACCCTGACCATTCCGGCCTGCAAGATGGTGCGCTTCCGCGCCGGGAAGACCCTCAAGGACGCGCTCAACTGA
- the rpsU gene encoding 30S ribosomal protein S21, which produces MPGVFLNDDEYNFDIALRRFKKQVEKAGILSEMKKRQHYEKPSVMRKKKKAAARKRLMKKMRKMNMA; this is translated from the coding sequence GTGCCCGGAGTTTTTCTTAATGATGACGAGTATAACTTCGACATCGCCCTGCGCCGTTTCAAGAAGCAGGTGGAGAAGGCCGGCATTCTTTCTGAAATGAAGAAGCGCCAGCACTACGAAAAACCGAGCGTCATGCGCAAGAAGAAGAAGGCCGCCGCCCGCAAGCGGCTGATGAAGAAAATGCGCAAGATGAACATGGCTTAA
- a CDS encoding GatB/YqeY domain-containing protein, translating to MSLTEQIENDYVQAYKAKDALRVSVLRMVKTAAKNRLVELRRPGGTLDDDELLDVFLKEAKQRQDSIEQYTAANRPDLAEKEAQELAILTHYLPKKLSPEELDAAVNAAVDDLGATGPRDMGRVISAIMTAFKGRADGKEVAAAVKKRLS from the coding sequence ATGAGCCTGACGGAACAGATCGAAAATGACTATGTACAGGCCTACAAGGCCAAGGACGCGCTCCGCGTGAGCGTGCTGCGCATGGTCAAGACCGCCGCGAAAAACCGCCTTGTGGAACTGCGCCGGCCCGGGGGCACGCTGGACGATGACGAATTGCTGGACGTGTTCCTCAAGGAGGCCAAGCAAAGGCAGGACTCCATCGAGCAGTACACGGCCGCCAATCGCCCCGACCTCGCCGAAAAAGAGGCGCAGGAATTGGCCATCCTCACGCACTATCTGCCGAAAAAGCTCTCCCCGGAAGAACTCGACGCCGCCGTCAATGCCGCCGTGGACGATCTTGGCGCCACCGGGCCGCGCGACATGGGGCGCGTCATTTCCGCCATCATGACCGCCTTCAAGGGCCGCGCCGATGGCAAGGAAGTGGCCGCCGCCGTCAAGAAGCGCCTTTCCTGA
- a CDS encoding Smr/MutS family protein, producing the protein MIHPRTLQALEFDKIVAALAQRCISAPGRALAEALKPLPDAAAAHKALKLYEEAALWAATPEPTSGRPFTLGGFPDVSGLLQAAAEGTPVPHRAVPDTEAFWALRELLRAATRAHASITVPEAARTWPLLLELAEERPLPAQLTAALNRCISDDALLKDESSPELYRLRSEVRRLHQGCLRKVKDFARQYNLVPYLQDDFMTLSSDRYVLPLKANFKGRVQGIIHDWSQTGETCYFEPLFLVEINNRLQELKHEEREEERKVLAYLRDLLVSELPGARGALALLAKLDLLQAKRRLAEALDARPLPLTPAEEGIALAGARHPLLVLARQGQEARESTLQSGKSSRAVEPVRPLDIILRPGERVLVITGANAGGKTVCLKTLGLIAAMTMSGLPAPAASGSHLPWFERMDAFIGDEQSLDGNVSTFTAQIDHLAKAWKHLDAQGLVLLDEFGAGTDPAQGAALAQAVLDGLLDKRCFALSATHFPALKSYALTREGVRAASMLFDPTTRRPLYALAYDQVGASQALDAAREHGLPEDILRRAEHYLLQDGQDTTALLGRLNDLAAQREAELGALKKEREAAHTAAAQAKERLEKERARLHDETRRHAAELMRAWKEGRATAKQSLKEMSRLRASLAPAGDAPADSALPEARALSVGQEVFHTVFNKRGVVTDVDERRGRVRLDMNGVILWAERRDLREAAAPGADKAAAGPVRAPSAAPRKAAAAQEDGAAMRLDVRGQRAPDAIAATERFLDKALRAGFSELEIVHGRGTGALRRELQEFLRAHPAVASATLAPEDRGGDGMTIVVLR; encoded by the coding sequence ATGATACATCCCCGCACCCTTCAGGCCCTTGAATTCGACAAGATCGTCGCCGCGCTGGCGCAGCGCTGCATCTCGGCGCCGGGGCGCGCGCTCGCCGAGGCGCTGAAGCCGCTGCCCGATGCCGCGGCGGCGCACAAGGCGCTCAAGCTCTATGAGGAGGCCGCCCTGTGGGCGGCCACGCCCGAGCCCACCAGCGGGCGGCCCTTCACCCTCGGTGGCTTCCCGGACGTTTCAGGCCTGCTCCAGGCAGCCGCAGAGGGCACCCCGGTCCCCCATCGGGCCGTCCCCGATACCGAAGCCTTCTGGGCCCTTCGCGAGCTTTTGCGCGCGGCCACGAGGGCCCATGCCTCCATCACCGTGCCGGAAGCGGCCCGCACGTGGCCGCTGCTCCTGGAGCTTGCCGAAGAGCGGCCACTGCCCGCCCAGCTCACGGCAGCCCTCAACCGCTGCATCTCCGACGACGCCCTCCTCAAGGATGAAAGCTCGCCCGAGCTCTACCGCCTGCGCAGCGAAGTGCGCCGGCTGCACCAGGGCTGCCTCAGGAAAGTCAAGGATTTCGCGCGGCAATACAATCTCGTGCCCTATCTGCAAGATGACTTCATGACGCTTTCCTCCGACAGGTATGTCCTGCCGCTGAAGGCCAATTTCAAGGGGCGCGTGCAGGGCATTATCCATGACTGGTCGCAGACGGGCGAGACCTGCTATTTCGAGCCCCTGTTCCTCGTCGAAATCAACAACCGCCTGCAGGAGCTCAAGCATGAGGAGCGCGAGGAGGAGCGCAAGGTGCTCGCCTACCTGCGCGACCTGCTGGTGAGCGAACTTCCCGGGGCTCGGGGCGCGCTCGCGCTGCTCGCAAAGCTCGACCTGCTCCAGGCCAAGCGCCGCCTCGCCGAGGCGCTGGACGCCCGCCCGCTGCCGCTGACGCCCGCGGAGGAAGGCATCGCCCTCGCAGGCGCGCGCCACCCCCTGCTGGTGCTCGCCCGCCAGGGGCAGGAAGCGCGCGAGAGCACACTCCAATCCGGCAAAAGTTCCCGGGCAGTTGAGCCCGTGCGCCCGCTGGACATCATCCTCAGGCCCGGCGAGCGCGTGCTGGTCATCACGGGCGCCAACGCGGGCGGCAAGACCGTCTGCCTGAAGACGCTGGGGCTCATCGCGGCCATGACCATGAGCGGCCTGCCGGCCCCCGCGGCGAGCGGTTCGCACCTGCCGTGGTTCGAGCGCATGGACGCCTTCATCGGCGACGAGCAGAGCCTGGACGGCAATGTCTCCACCTTCACCGCGCAGATCGACCATCTCGCCAAGGCCTGGAAGCATCTGGACGCGCAGGGCCTCGTGCTGCTCGACGAGTTCGGCGCCGGCACCGACCCGGCCCAGGGCGCGGCGCTGGCCCAGGCCGTGCTCGACGGCCTCCTGGACAAGCGCTGTTTCGCGCTCTCGGCCACGCATTTTCCGGCGCTCAAGTCCTACGCTCTCACGCGCGAGGGGGTGCGCGCGGCCTCCATGCTCTTTGACCCCACCACGCGCAGGCCCCTCTATGCCCTCGCCTATGACCAGGTGGGCGCGAGCCAGGCGCTGGACGCCGCGCGCGAGCATGGCCTCCCCGAGGACATCCTGCGCCGGGCCGAGCATTATCTTTTGCAGGACGGGCAGGACACCACCGCCCTCCTCGGTCGCCTCAACGACCTCGCCGCACAGCGCGAGGCGGAGCTTGGCGCCCTCAAGAAGGAGCGCGAGGCCGCGCACACTGCCGCCGCGCAGGCGAAGGAGCGCCTCGAAAAGGAGCGCGCCCGCCTGCACGACGAGACGCGGCGCCACGCGGCAGAGCTCATGCGCGCCTGGAAGGAGGGCCGCGCCACGGCCAAGCAGTCCCTCAAGGAGATGTCGCGCCTGCGCGCCTCGCTGGCTCCCGCGGGCGACGCGCCCGCAGATTCGGCGCTCCCCGAGGCGCGGGCGCTCAGCGTGGGCCAGGAGGTGTTCCACACGGTCTTCAACAAGCGGGGCGTGGTGACAGACGTGGACGAACGCCGCGGCCGCGTGCGCCTGGACATGAACGGCGTCATCCTCTGGGCCGAGCGGCGCGACCTGCGCGAGGCCGCGGCCCCGGGCGCCGACAAGGCCGCAGCGGGGCCGGTGCGTGCGCCGTCGGCGGCTCCCCGCAAGGCAGCCGCCGCGCAGGAAGATGGCGCCGCCATGCGCCTCGATGTGCGCGGCCAGCGCGCGCCCGACGCCATCGCCGCCACGGAGCGCTTCCTGGACAAGGCCCTGCGCGCGGGCTTTTCCGAGCTGGAGATCGTCCATGGCCGCGGCACCGGGGCCCTGCGCCGTGAATTGCAGGAGTTTCTGCGCGCCCATCCCGCTGTCGCCAGCGCGACGCTCGCCCCCGAGGACCGCGGCGGCGACGGCATGACCATCGTGGTGTTGCGGTAG